The following proteins come from a genomic window of Anaerobutyricum hallii:
- a CDS encoding helix-turn-helix domain-containing protein has translation MDKISPEEKIQWMEKILQKKESISSVASKIGVYYTTVDKWLRNYQSIGPEAFFRKGHTYRTPAQKEAAVFDYLSGKGSLRDICAKHKISDAQILRRWIMKYNSHDKETGGRPIMTKGRKTTFEERVEIVQYCIKHSHNYSETAKKFHISYHQARSYTIRYEENGVDGLQDKRGKRKSPEEMTEVEKLRAEVRLLRAEKRRAEIEISFLKKLEEIERRGG, from the coding sequence ATGGATAAGATTTCTCCAGAAGAAAAAATACAATGGATGGAAAAAATTCTTCAGAAAAAAGAATCCATCAGTTCTGTTGCATCAAAAATAGGAGTTTATTATACGACCGTTGATAAATGGCTTAGAAATTATCAATCAATTGGACCGGAAGCTTTTTTTCGAAAAGGTCATACCTATCGAACTCCTGCTCAAAAAGAAGCAGCTGTTTTCGATTATCTTTCTGGAAAAGGTTCTCTCCGGGATATCTGTGCCAAACACAAAATTTCAGATGCACAGATACTCAGAAGATGGATTATGAAGTATAATAGTCATGATAAGGAAACAGGAGGTAGACCAATCATGACTAAAGGCAGAAAAACTACATTTGAAGAACGTGTCGAGATCGTTCAATATTGCATAAAACATTCTCATAACTATTCGGAAACAGCAAAAAAATTTCACATTTCTTATCATCAGGCCAGAAGTTATACTATAAGATATGAAGAAAACGGGGTGGATGGGCTGCAAGATAAGCGGGGAAAGAGAAAATCCCCAGAGGAAATGACGGAAGTAGAAAAACTGCGTGCAGAAGTAAGACTTCTGCGTGCGGAAAAAAGACGGGCAGAAATAGAGATATCTTTCTTAAAAAAATTAGAAGAGATAGAGAGGAGGGGAGGCTGA
- a CDS encoding IS3 family transposase: protein MYRAIKEEHEKYNYPILLLCEIGGIARSSYYKWLHHVETPNERFNEELAEKLEQLHEKHPDMGYRRLNDKLRHDEDIRVNDKRILRICRKKQIRSNLKSRYNGCTRASNNPAFIAENILNREFKAEHLNEKWVTDVTEFKYGNTLDSVHKIYLSAILDLCDRRPVAYVIGDSNNNALVFETFDKAVKANPEAHPIFHSDRGYQYTSRRFHQKLEEAGMIQSMSRVAHCTDNGVMEGFWGILKREMYYGKKFESREELVKAITEYIDYYTNDRPQRGLGVLTPMEFHEKQRLAA, encoded by the coding sequence ATCTATCGGGCAATCAAGGAAGAACACGAAAAATATAACTATCCAATCCTGTTATTATGTGAAATAGGTGGAATCGCCAGATCATCCTACTACAAATGGCTCCATCACGTAGAGACACCGAACGAGAGATTTAACGAGGAATTGGCAGAGAAACTGGAACAATTACATGAAAAACATCCAGATATGGGATATAGAAGGTTAAATGACAAGCTGCGCCACGATGAAGACATTCGGGTAAATGATAAGAGAATCCTCCGTATTTGCAGAAAAAAACAGATCCGGTCCAACTTAAAGAGCCGGTATAATGGCTGTACCAGAGCATCAAACAACCCAGCATTTATTGCAGAAAACATTCTTAATAGAGAATTTAAGGCAGAACACCTTAATGAGAAATGGGTTACTGATGTAACGGAATTCAAATATGGAAACACCTTAGACAGTGTTCATAAAATATATTTAAGCGCTATATTAGACTTATGTGATAGACGGCCCGTTGCATATGTTATTGGGGATAGTAATAATAATGCGCTGGTATTTGAAACTTTTGATAAAGCAGTAAAGGCAAATCCAGAAGCCCATCCTATTTTTCACAGTGACAGAGGATATCAGTATACCTCCCGAAGATTCCATCAGAAATTGGAAGAAGCAGGAATGATACAGAGTATGTCGAGGGTAGCACACTGTACAGATAATGGAGTAATGGAAGGCTTTTGGGGAATCTTGAAACGGGAAATGTATTATGGAAAGAAATTTGAGAGCAGAGAAGAATTAGTGAAGGCAATCACAGAATATATAGATTACTATACAAACGACCGACCACAGAGAGGACTTGGAGTATTAACACCAATGGAATTTCATGAAAAGCAACGATTGGCGGCATAA